From Nicotiana tabacum cultivar K326 chromosome 20, ASM71507v2, whole genome shotgun sequence, one genomic window encodes:
- the LOC107806852 gene encoding uncharacterized protein LOC107806852, translating to MSSKQNVRRHALEKHREKEKTRSNTTNVLLSKHWKKIYPIGLHKTGSSLSLSSLSLSLSQTSNDSSLTDSSSITPLDQKISLALRLIAASSSSEKREIPAMKNVVRAVSPTRNNPSEEELMRRCNWITSSSDKVYVQFHDDCWGVPVYDDHQLFELLALCGMLMDFNWTEILKRREQIREAFAGFNANHVAKMGEREIEELISNTELNLAESRVRCIVDNAKCIVKIVREFGSFSSYMWNYVNYKPIINRFRYPRNVPLRTPKAETISKDLLKRGFRFVGPVIVYSFMQAAGMTIDHLVDCFRHKDCVNLAERPWRHV from the exons ATGTCGTCTAAGCAAAATGTGAGAAGACATGCATTAGAGAAACatagagaaaaagagaagacaaGAAGCAATACTACAAACGTCTTATTATCTAAACATTGGAAGAAAATATACCCTATAGGGTTACATAAAACAGGCTCATCTCTTTCACTTTCTTCACTTTCTTTATCTCTATCACAAACTTCAAATGATTCTTCACTTACAGATTCTTCTTCAATCACTCCATTGGATCAGAAAATCTCATTAGCACTCCGATTAATCGCGGCGTCGTCGTCGTCAGAAAAAAGAGAGATTCCGGCCATGAAAAATGTGGTTCGAGCAGTTAGTCCGACTCGTAATAATCCTAGTGAAGAAGAGCTCATGAGAAGGTGCAATTGGATAACTAGTAGTAGTG ATAAGGTTTACGTCCAGTTCCATGATGATTGTTGGGGAGTTCCTGTTTATGACGACCA TCAATTATTCGAGCTTCTTGCGTTATGTGGAATGCTTATGGATTTCAATTGGACTGAAATATTGAAGAGAAGAGAACAAATAAG AGAAGCTTTCGCTGGATTTAATGCAAACCATGTGGCCAAAATGGGAGAGCGAGAAATTGAAGAACTAATATCTAATACAGAACTCAATTTAGCAGAAAGTAGAGTTAGATGCATAGTTGACAATGCCAAATGCATAGTCAAG ATTGTGAGAGAATTTGGATCATTCAGCAGCTACATGTGGAACTATGTGAATTACAAACCTATAATTAATAGATTCAGATATCCAAGAAATGTACCATTAAGAACTCCAAAAGCAGAGACAATTAGCAAAGATTTGCTTAAGAGAGGATTTCGATTTGTTGGGCCGGTGATTGTGTATTCATTTATGCAAGCAGCAGGAATGACAATTGATCATTTGGTTGATTGTTTTAGGCACAAAGACTGTGTAAATCTTGCTGAAAGACCTTGGAGGCATGTATGA
- the LOC107806853 gene encoding uncharacterized protein LOC107806853: MLRLILKCPLKPQLPYSILLLKSSFSAASLAVDHPEPPPTTTTKIAFSNILTFFQTYCTKGSAKLLKADPCYKNLIFELNELEIEDIVEKLSVENSDSALEFFFLLRNDYGFKHSRVSHVIVAHVLAKKQRFRALKFHLQNLVQEEGSGSASLLSELLSSRFQKWDSNHVVWDMLASAYSQCQMVLDALFVFAKMKNFNIRASIILYNNLLYKLRDTDIIRDVYDDIKANGINPSEYTNSILIDGLCKQFSMQEAVEFLRGTECREFGPCVVSFNTLMSSSCKMGYMDVAKSFFCMMFKYGLHLNVYSYNILIHGLSMAGAMEEALEFKGDMEKHGLQPNVVTYNVLTKGFCLLGMTSGVWTLINEMLHKGLNPDIVTFKMLICGYCKAVNVDEGIKLGEENSGHKPDTVMYSILIQGLCKKGLVELAFQLYRDMCYKRILPNIVAHRSILKSFCEKGYMCEARAFFDALMNCDLMDDVLLGNIMIDGYAKRGDIGEALQVYELIKEKGIMPSIVTFNSLLYGFCKARKLDDARKLFDTIVVHGLIPTEVTYTTLMDAYSEEGNIQTILELQAEMKARGMEPTHVTRTVIMKCHGKTSQMHESVRILKNMLTAGPWPDEVSYNTIIQSFCKARDMKGAIRLHDEMIDNNLLPSRVTYNILLNGLCVHGDLKYAEKLFSSLEDRDVGLMKCDYTILIKAHCAKGDVNKAVGLFKKMIEKGFEISIRDYSAVINRLCKRNLLYGPYKKRNLMDDVKDFLHMMLSHGISVDLQMYSVMLNSFRRIGDHNSVFQLFSLKIKCGLDTGCNCG, translated from the exons ATGCTTCGATTAATCCTCAAATGTCCCCTTAAACCTCAATTACCCTACTCCATCCTGCTCCTTAAATCCTCTTTCTCCGCCGCCAGCCTCGCCGTCGACCACCCTGAACCACCACCAACCACCACCACCAAAATTGCATTTTCAAACATCCTCACTTTTTTTCAAACTTATTGCACTAAAGGCTCTGCAAAGCTTTTAAAAGCCGACCCATGTTATAAAAATTTAATCTTTGAGCTGAATGAATTAGAAATAGAAGACATTGTTGAGAAACTGAGTGTTGAGAATTCCGATTCTGCCCTTGAGTTCTTTTTCTTGTTGAGAAATGATTATGGGTTTAAGCATTCGAGAGTGTCACACGTTATTGTTGCTCATGTTTTGGCTAAAAAACAGCGGTTTAGAGCTTTGAAGTTTCATTTGCAAAATTTGGTTCAAGAAGAAG GCTCGGGTTCAGCTTCTTTGCTAAGTGAGCTGCTTTCGAGTCGCTTTCAGAAATGGGATTCTAATCATGTTGTCTGGGATATGCTGGCTTCTGCTTATTCCCAATGTCAGATGGTTCTCGATGCTCTCTTTGTTTTTGCAAAGATGAAAAATTTCAATATCCGGGCTTCGataattttatataataatttgttGTATAAGCTGAGGGACACTGATATCATCCGGGATGTCTACGATGACATCAAAGCCAATGGGATAAACCCGAGTGAGTATACTAATTCCATTCTTATAGATGGCCTATGCAAACAGTTCTCGATGCAAGAAGCTGTTGAGTTTCTTCGAGGGACTGAATGTAGAGAGTTTGGGCCTTGTGTTGTGTCTTTCAATACTCTTATGTCAAGTTCCTGTAAAATGGGTTACATGGATGTTGCAAAGTCATTCTTTTGTATGATGTTTAAGTATGGATTACATCTCAATGTATACAGTTACAATATTCTCATTCATGGGTTAAGCATGGCGGGTGCAATGGAAGAAGCCTTGGAGTTCAAAGGTGATATGGAGAAACACGGTTTACAGCCTAATGTGGTGACTTATAACGTCCTTACCAAAGGATTTTGTTTGCTTGGTATGACAAGTGGTGTCTGGACATTAATTAATGAAATGCTTCATAAAGGCTTAAATCCTGATATTGTCACTTTTAAAATGTTGATATGTGGATATTGCAAGGCAGTTAATGTTGATGAGGGTATTAAGTTGGGAGAGGAGAACAGCGGTCATAAACCAGATACTGTCATGTACTCGATTCTCATACAAGGCCTTTGTAAGAAAGGATTGGTCGAGTTGGCTTTTCAACTGTACAGAGATATGTGTTATAAGAGAATTCTTCCAAATATTGTTGCTCATAGATCTATTCTCAAAAGCTTCTGTGAGAAAGGGTACATGTGTGAGGCTAGAGCTTTTTTTGATGCTTTAATGAACTGTGACTTAATGGATGATGTTCTTTTGGGTAATATTATGATTGACGGATATGCAAAACGTGGTGACATTGGTGAAGCTCTTCAGGTATACGAACTAATAAAAGAGAAAGGAATAATGCCAAGCATAGTCACATTCAACTCCTTATTATATGGGTTCTGCAAAGCCAGAAAGCTAGATGATGCAAGAAAGTTGTTTGACACTATTGTTGTACATGGGTTGATACCAACAGAGGTCACGTACACAACTCTTATGGATGCGTATAGTGAGGAAGGAAATATTCAAACCATCTTAGAGTTGCAAGCGGAAATGAAAGCAAGGGGCATGGAACCAACTCATGTTACTCGTACAGTGATAATGAAATGCCACGGCAAAACAAGTCAGATGCATGAGTCGGTTCGGATACTAAAGAATATGTTAACGGCAGGTCCTTGGCCTGATGAAGTTTCGTACAACACCATTATCCAAAGTTTCTGCAAAGCTCGAGATATGAAAGGTGCTATCCGATTACATGATGAGATGATAGACAACAATCTTCTGCCAAGTCGTGTCACATACAACATTCTCCTTAATGGTTTATGTGTACATGGAGACCTAAAGTATGCTGAGAAACTATTTTCTTCTCTCGAAGATCGTGATGTTGGCCTGATGAAATGTGATTACACCATTCTTATAAAAGCACATTGTGCAAAAGGTGATGTGAATAAGGCGGTGGGTCTGTTCAAAAAGATGATCGAGAAGGGCTTTGAAATCTCTATTAGAGATTATAGTGCTGTAATTAATAGGTTGTGCAAAAGAAACTTACTATACGGTCCTTATAAAAAGAGAAACTTAATGGATGATGTGAAGGATTTTCTGCATATGATGTTGTCGCATGGCATATCTGTTGATTTACAAATGTATTCTGTTATGCTTAACAGTTTTCGTCGTATTGGTGATCACAATTCTGTGTTCCAGCTGTTCTCTTTGAAAATTAAGTGTGGGTTAGATACTGGTTGTAATTGTGGTTAA